From Mucilaginibacter rubeus, a single genomic window includes:
- a CDS encoding prohibitin family protein: MFIAVLGVIVLIVGIVLKRSPEPAGRFNGVVTAVGIAMVVLGLLLNVFKVIEPGKVGVQALFGKVQDHVLESGLHIVNPVVEITTFDIQTQTYTMSAVNNEGQKEGDDAIRVLSSDGLEVTIDLSVLYKVKPEKAPYIMQNIGVNYVDKIVRPVARTAIRDNAVAYAAVDLYSTKRQEFQDKINRYITASFEKRGLELQQILVRNITLPASVRASIESKINAEQDAQKMEFVLQKERQEAERKRVEAQGIADYQRILSTGLSDKQLQYEAIKAQKEIALSPNAKVIIIGGGKGNPIMLSDK; this comes from the coding sequence ATGTTTATAGCAGTATTAGGAGTTATTGTACTCATTGTGGGTATAGTGCTCAAACGTTCGCCTGAGCCGGCTGGTCGCTTTAATGGCGTAGTAACCGCGGTGGGTATAGCCATGGTGGTGCTTGGCTTATTACTTAATGTTTTCAAGGTTATTGAGCCGGGCAAGGTGGGCGTGCAGGCGCTGTTTGGCAAAGTGCAGGATCATGTACTTGAAAGCGGCTTGCATATTGTAAACCCGGTTGTCGAGATCACAACCTTTGATATCCAGACCCAAACCTATACCATGAGCGCAGTAAACAACGAGGGCCAGAAGGAAGGGGACGATGCCATTCGTGTACTTTCTTCAGATGGGTTGGAGGTTACCATCGATTTGTCGGTGCTTTATAAAGTAAAACCCGAGAAAGCGCCTTACATTATGCAAAACATCGGCGTAAATTATGTAGATAAGATAGTCCGCCCGGTTGCCCGTACCGCTATTCGTGATAATGCTGTTGCCTATGCGGCTGTCGACCTCTATTCGACCAAAAGACAGGAATTCCAGGATAAAATTAACCGTTACATTACTGCCAGCTTTGAAAAACGAGGACTGGAACTGCAGCAGATCCTGGTGCGTAACATTACCCTGCCGGCTTCGGTTCGGGCCAGTATCGAATCAAAGATCAATGCCGAACAGGATGCGCAGAAAATGGAATTTGTACTGCAAAAAGAACGTCAGGAAGCGGAGCGTAAACGCGTAGAAGCACAGGGTATCGCTGATTACCAGCGCATACTTTCGACCGGCCTGTCAGATAAACAATTACAATACGAAGCTATAAAGGCTCAAAAAGAAATAGCCCTGTCGCCAAACGCCAAAGTGATCATTATTGGCGGAGGGAAAGGAAATCCTATTATGTTAAGCGATAAGTAA